A part of Citrifermentans bremense genomic DNA contains:
- the merA gene encoding mercury(II) reductase: protein MSQQPEIIIIGSGSTAFAAALRAQERGAASIMIERSALGGTCINWGCIPSKTLIHAALFRHEAKLGERLGLGALSQALDFPLLDSHKLDVVQRLRETKYLDVLNNVPGLTLIKGMASFTAPDAVRVGERKFSGSRFLIAAGGIPRVPPIAGLDETPFLTSKSALMLKKLPASLTIIGGGVIALELGQMFLRLGVEVTVLEHGLRVLPAVEAEPALALQDVLVSEGMRLVLNASVLNVCRHRDGVRVEALVGGEKKCLESQQLLLAVGTAPATEGLGLEQAGVQVDQRGFIVVDEQMRTSAPGIWAAGDVTGRMQIATVGAREGIAAVDNMLETGCSCALDYQALPMAIFTDPEVGIVGHSEEGARQAGFQVESHTIPASAIAKAHVTGALAGAVKIVAEAGTGRILGVHLCLHRGADIINEAALAIRCRMTVAELADTLHVYPSMGEGLRLCAQAFTRNLDQLSCCAE from the coding sequence ATGAGCCAGCAACCCGAAATCATCATCATAGGCTCGGGCTCCACCGCCTTCGCCGCGGCCCTCAGGGCGCAGGAGAGGGGTGCGGCCTCCATCATGATCGAGAGGAGCGCCCTGGGGGGGACCTGCATCAACTGGGGGTGCATCCCCAGCAAGACCCTGATCCATGCGGCCCTTTTCCGGCACGAGGCGAAGCTTGGCGAGCGGCTCGGGCTCGGAGCCCTGAGCCAGGCGCTCGACTTCCCGCTTCTGGACTCCCACAAGCTGGACGTAGTGCAAAGGCTCAGGGAAACCAAGTACCTGGACGTGCTCAACAATGTCCCCGGCCTCACCCTCATAAAGGGGATGGCCTCATTCACCGCCCCCGACGCGGTCCGGGTCGGCGAGAGGAAGTTCTCCGGGAGCCGGTTCCTCATCGCCGCCGGCGGTATCCCCCGCGTCCCCCCCATAGCCGGCCTGGACGAGACCCCCTTCTTGACCAGCAAGAGCGCGCTCATGCTGAAGAAGCTCCCCGCCTCGCTCACCATCATCGGCGGCGGCGTCATCGCCCTGGAACTCGGGCAGATGTTCCTAAGGCTCGGGGTCGAGGTGACCGTCCTGGAGCACGGCTTAAGGGTGCTCCCCGCGGTCGAGGCCGAGCCAGCACTGGCGCTGCAGGACGTGCTTGTCTCCGAAGGGATGCGCCTGGTCCTCAACGCCTCGGTGCTGAACGTCTGCCGGCACCGAGACGGGGTGAGGGTCGAGGCGCTGGTCGGGGGGGAGAAAAAGTGCCTTGAGTCGCAGCAGTTACTGCTGGCGGTCGGCACCGCTCCCGCAACCGAGGGACTAGGGCTCGAACAGGCCGGGGTCCAGGTGGACCAGCGGGGTTTCATCGTGGTGGACGAGCAGATGCGCACCTCCGCCCCCGGTATCTGGGCCGCGGGCGACGTCACCGGCCGCATGCAGATCGCAACAGTCGGCGCCCGCGAGGGGATCGCCGCCGTCGACAACATGCTGGAGACCGGCTGCAGTTGCGCCCTCGACTACCAGGCCCTCCCCATGGCCATCTTCACCGACCCCGAGGTCGGCATCGTCGGCCACTCCGAAGAGGGTGCGCGTCAGGCAGGGTTCCAGGTCGAAAGCCACACCATCCCCGCCTCCGCCATAGCCAAGGCCCACGTCACCGGTGCGCTCGCCGGCGCCGTGAAGATCGTGGCCGAGGCGGGAACCGGGAGGATTCTCGGGGTGCACCTTTGCCTGCACCGCGGGGCCGACATCATCAACGAGGCCGCCCTCGCGATCCGCTGCCGCATGACCGTCGCCGAACTTGCCGACACCCTGCACGTCTACCCCTCCATGGGTGAAGGTTTGCGCCTTTGCGCCCAGGCCTTCACCAGGAACCTGGACCAGCTCTCCTGCTGCGCCGAATAG
- a CDS encoding PstS family phosphate ABC transporter substrate-binding protein, whose translation MSHPHLTRRVASALLLLLLSWQSASAAETIRINGTGCGVTLMKPLIAAFQKSHPDVTFEAQKSVGSAASLKAIAKGALDIAVPGRDLKPQEKLPTLAWYEYGRTPYAVVTHRDTKLDNVTTGQLAAMFAGTLGKWGNGDFVRVVLRPNDDIDTTVLRSLSPEMDRAVTAAHARPDMLMGITDQETFEHLKKTAGTVSFIPLIMPLSEPGTVNVARLNGVPATLPKLAAGKYSYAKRIFLVTRKDPSPGVKAFLQFLESKKARALAQKHGLLTSAAR comes from the coding sequence ATGTCTCACCCGCATCTCACCCGCAGGGTCGCTTCCGCCTTGCTCCTTCTCCTTTTGTCTTGGCAGTCAGCCTCGGCCGCCGAAACCATCAGGATCAACGGCACCGGTTGCGGCGTGACCCTGATGAAGCCCTTGATCGCTGCCTTCCAGAAGAGCCACCCGGACGTGACTTTCGAGGCTCAGAAAAGCGTCGGCTCCGCAGCTTCGCTGAAGGCGATCGCCAAGGGCGCCCTGGACATCGCCGTCCCGGGGCGGGACCTCAAGCCGCAAGAAAAGCTCCCCACCCTGGCCTGGTACGAGTACGGCAGGACTCCCTATGCGGTCGTCACCCACCGCGACACCAAGCTCGACAACGTGACGACGGGACAGCTCGCCGCCATGTTCGCCGGGACCCTGGGCAAATGGGGGAACGGCGACTTCGTGCGCGTGGTTCTGCGTCCGAACGACGACATAGACACAACGGTGCTGCGTTCGCTTTCCCCGGAGATGGACCGGGCGGTGACCGCCGCGCACGCGCGACCGGACATGCTGATGGGCATCACCGACCAGGAGACCTTCGAACACCTCAAGAAGACCGCAGGAACCGTCTCCTTCATCCCCCTCATCATGCCCCTCTCCGAGCCCGGCACGGTCAACGTCGCACGCCTGAACGGGGTGCCGGCGACCCTGCCCAAACTCGCCGCCGGGAAGTACAGCTACGCCAAAAGGATCTTCCTGGTGACCAGGAAGGACCCCTCCCCTGGAGTGAAGGCGTTCCTGCAGTTCCTCGAGTCGAAGAAGGCGCGGGCTCTGGCGCAGAAGCACGGGTTGCTTACCTCAGCCGCCAGGTAG
- a CDS encoding YaaR family protein, with the protein MRINEKSESRSIAKKGKGVPAKGVAGSSGELFAGRLSAIAKSSTEYEGELQRLKEEIEKAGEVLEKEPTIANFKAFRELLGTMARKVSAEAYRVELLSGGVTGRAHEVISVIDKEADLLYHLVMREQKDHIRIVAQIIRIKGLVVDFLL; encoded by the coding sequence ATGCGCATCAACGAAAAATCGGAATCACGCTCCATCGCCAAGAAAGGGAAGGGGGTGCCGGCCAAAGGGGTTGCCGGTTCCTCCGGCGAGCTCTTCGCCGGCCGGCTCAGCGCCATCGCCAAGAGCAGCACCGAGTACGAAGGGGAGCTGCAGCGCCTGAAGGAGGAGATCGAAAAGGCGGGGGAGGTCCTGGAGAAAGAGCCGACCATCGCCAACTTCAAGGCCTTCCGCGAACTGTTGGGCACCATGGCCCGCAAGGTCTCGGCCGAAGCTTACCGGGTCGAACTTCTGAGCGGCGGGGTGACCGGGCGCGCCCACGAGGTTATTTCCGTCATCGACAAGGAGGCGGACCTCCTCTACCACCTGGTGATGCGGGAGCAAAAGGACCACATCCGCATCGTCGCCCAGATCATCAGGATCAAGGGGCTCGTGGTGGACTTCCTGCTATAA
- a CDS encoding PstS family phosphate ABC transporter substrate-binding protein — translation MSIFEKRFVPIALALCLSLLGGRAASAQEIVRVSGTGAGVALMGPIIEAFEKENRGVRVHLEKSLGSSASIKAVAKNALDLAITSRQLKPAESAEGLLVSEYGKSPFVVVTNLRTKESNVSLNEVAGMFSGKIPKWSNGDYVRVVLRPNEDSDTKILRAISPEMDLAVTAAQARKDMLLGITDNDAFESVKKTPGTIAFMALTLPLSQPGGIKIMQLDGRQGSVTAMARGKYPFVKPLYLVTRKGAAPAVDKFVSFLNSKKGKSIAARHGLLTAGNK, via the coding sequence ATGAGCATTTTCGAGAAGCGGTTTGTCCCCATCGCTTTGGCGCTCTGTCTGTCGCTTTTGGGGGGGCGGGCAGCGTCGGCCCAGGAGATCGTCAGGGTCAGCGGCACCGGAGCAGGAGTGGCCCTGATGGGGCCGATCATCGAGGCCTTCGAGAAAGAAAACAGGGGGGTCCGGGTTCATCTGGAGAAAAGCCTCGGGAGTTCGGCGTCGATCAAGGCGGTCGCCAAAAACGCCCTGGACCTCGCCATAACAAGCCGTCAGCTGAAGCCGGCGGAGAGCGCCGAGGGGCTGTTAGTGTCCGAATACGGAAAGAGTCCCTTCGTGGTGGTCACCAACCTGCGCACCAAGGAAAGCAACGTTTCGCTGAACGAGGTGGCAGGCATGTTCTCCGGGAAGATCCCCAAGTGGTCCAACGGCGACTACGTCCGCGTGGTGCTGCGGCCCAACGAGGATTCCGACACCAAGATCCTGCGCGCCATTTCGCCGGAGATGGATCTTGCCGTGACCGCAGCTCAGGCGCGCAAGGACATGCTGCTCGGTATCACCGACAACGACGCCTTCGAGTCGGTGAAAAAGACCCCGGGGACCATTGCCTTCATGGCGCTCACCCTTCCCCTCTCCCAGCCCGGCGGCATCAAGATCATGCAACTGGACGGCAGGCAGGGGAGCGTTACCGCCATGGCCAGAGGGAAGTACCCCTTCGTGAAGCCCTTGTACCTGGTGACCAGGAAGGGGGCTGCGCCGGCGGTGGACAAATTCGTAAGTTTTCTCAATTCGAAGAAAGGAAAGTCGATTGCAGCGAGGCACGGACTGCTGACGGCCGGGAATAAATGA
- a CDS encoding cold-shock protein, with translation MANGVVKWFNDAKGFGFIEQDNGVDVFVHFSSIQGDGFKSLTEGDSVTFEVVQGAKGPQAANVVKN, from the coding sequence ATGGCAAACGGTGTGGTGAAATGGTTCAACGACGCTAAGGGATTCGGCTTCATCGAGCAGGACAACGGGGTGGACGTGTTCGTGCACTTCTCGTCGATCCAGGGAGACGGATTCAAGTCGCTCACCGAGGGGGACTCGGTCACCTTCGAGGTCGTGCAGGGCGCCAAGGGGCCGCAGGCCGCCAACGTGGTAAAGAACTAG
- the glyS gene encoding glycine--tRNA ligase subunit beta, with protein MAKDLFLEIGCEEIPAGFVPKAMADLELLIKKEFDSARIEYGEIVTLGTPRRLVLAVKGVAERQPDAELTAMGPAKSHAYDADGNPTKAAQGFARGQGIEVSQLKLVTTEKGEYLAAVKSEIGRETAELLPEILPRLIGNIPFKKSMRWADFDVRFARPIHWIVALFDGKVVPFSFGNIESGSASRGHRFMANTSFPVRDLAHYLEECERHFVIPDPNKRKEIIRAEIDRVAKQAKGNVLADEALLEQVSYLVEYPSAVHGTFSPDFLVVPREVLITSMREHQRYFSLVDDEGKLLPGFITINNTITEDPQVVVKGNERVLRARLSDARFFFDEDHKVRLESRVESLKSVVYQAKLGTSYEKMERFRELGKRLAQRLNPAVTSQVERAATLCKADLVSGMVGEFPEVQGIMGREYALHDGEEPAVANAIAEHYLPTQAGGELPASDIGAFVSLADKMDTICGCFSVGLIPTGSADPYALRRSALGIINIILDKGYREPLSDFVKASLDLLSAKATRPLAEVQKDVLDFFRGRFVNLMADRFPADAVEAVVSVSFDDLVEAAAKIEALAGFRNRDDFGPLAVAFKRVCNIVKDGVDAPVSAELFQEPAEGELLQALNQVTGKVAGALEKADYLAALTEIATLKPAVDLFFEKVMVMAEDERVRQNRLALLTAIARLFGRLADFSRLSP; from the coding sequence ATGGCTAAGGATCTGTTTCTGGAGATAGGATGCGAGGAGATCCCGGCCGGTTTCGTCCCCAAGGCGATGGCCGACCTGGAGCTCTTGATCAAGAAAGAATTCGACAGCGCGCGCATTGAGTACGGCGAGATCGTGACGCTCGGCACCCCGCGCCGCCTGGTGCTGGCCGTTAAGGGGGTCGCCGAGAGGCAGCCCGACGCGGAGCTGACCGCGATGGGACCGGCCAAAAGCCACGCCTACGACGCCGACGGCAACCCCACCAAGGCAGCGCAGGGCTTCGCCCGCGGCCAGGGGATCGAGGTCTCGCAGCTGAAGCTCGTGACCACCGAGAAAGGCGAGTATCTCGCCGCCGTGAAAAGCGAGATCGGCCGCGAGACTGCCGAGCTCCTCCCCGAAATCCTGCCGCGCCTGATCGGGAACATCCCGTTCAAGAAGTCGATGCGCTGGGCCGACTTCGACGTCCGCTTCGCCCGCCCCATCCACTGGATCGTGGCGCTCTTCGACGGCAAGGTGGTCCCCTTCTCCTTCGGCAACATCGAAAGCGGCAGCGCCTCTCGCGGCCACCGCTTCATGGCCAACACCTCCTTCCCGGTGCGCGACCTGGCCCACTACCTAGAGGAGTGCGAGCGCCATTTCGTCATCCCCGATCCCAACAAGCGCAAGGAGATCATCCGCGCCGAGATCGACCGGGTGGCCAAGCAGGCCAAGGGGAACGTCCTTGCCGACGAGGCGCTCCTGGAGCAGGTGAGCTACCTGGTCGAGTACCCGAGCGCTGTGCACGGCACCTTCTCCCCCGACTTCCTGGTGGTGCCGCGCGAGGTGCTGATCACCTCGATGCGCGAGCACCAGCGCTACTTCTCGCTGGTGGACGATGAGGGGAAACTCCTCCCCGGCTTCATCACCATCAACAACACCATCACCGAGGACCCGCAGGTGGTGGTCAAGGGGAACGAGAGGGTGCTCCGCGCCCGCCTCTCCGACGCCCGCTTCTTCTTCGACGAGGACCACAAGGTGAGGCTTGAGTCCCGTGTCGAGTCCCTTAAGAGCGTGGTGTACCAGGCGAAGCTCGGCACCTCCTACGAAAAGATGGAGCGCTTCCGGGAACTCGGAAAGCGCCTGGCCCAGCGGCTGAACCCGGCCGTGACGAGCCAGGTCGAGCGCGCGGCGACGCTTTGCAAGGCTGACCTCGTCTCCGGCATGGTGGGTGAATTCCCCGAGGTGCAGGGGATCATGGGACGCGAATATGCGCTTCACGACGGCGAGGAGCCGGCCGTGGCCAACGCCATCGCCGAGCACTACCTCCCGACCCAGGCAGGCGGCGAGCTTCCCGCCTCCGACATCGGCGCCTTCGTTTCGCTCGCCGACAAGATGGACACCATCTGCGGCTGTTTCTCCGTGGGGCTCATCCCCACCGGTTCCGCCGACCCGTACGCCCTCAGGCGCTCGGCTCTGGGGATCATCAACATCATCCTGGACAAGGGGTACCGCGAGCCGCTCTCCGACTTCGTCAAGGCGTCGCTCGATCTCCTCTCCGCCAAGGCGACCCGGCCGCTTGCCGAGGTGCAAAAGGACGTCCTCGACTTCTTCCGCGGGCGCTTCGTGAACCTGATGGCGGACCGCTTCCCCGCCGATGCGGTCGAGGCGGTGGTGTCGGTCTCCTTCGACGACCTGGTCGAGGCTGCCGCGAAGATCGAGGCGCTCGCCGGGTTCAGGAACCGCGACGACTTCGGCCCGCTGGCCGTCGCCTTCAAGAGGGTCTGCAACATCGTCAAGGACGGGGTGGACGCCCCGGTCTCGGCTGAGCTTTTCCAGGAACCGGCCGAGGGGGAACTGCTCCAGGCGCTGAACCAGGTGACCGGCAAGGTCGCAGGGGCGCTGGAAAAGGCCGATTACCTCGCGGCGCTCACCGAGATAGCCACCTTGAAGCCGGCAGTCGACCTCTTCTTCGAAAAGGTCATGGTCATGGCCGAGGACGAACGGGTGCGCCAGAACCGCCTGGCGCTCCTCACAGCGATAGCGAGGCTCTTCGGACGCCTGGCGGACTTCTCGAGGTTGTCGCCCTGA
- the glyQ gene encoding glycine--tRNA ligase subunit alpha, translated as MTFQELILSLQGYWAGQGCVIQQPYDTEKGAGTFNPATFLRVLGPEPWKVAYVEPSRRPTDGRYGENPNRLQHYYQFQVIMKPSPMNILDLYLDSLRAFGIDPGKHDIRFVEDDWESPTLGAWGLGWEVWLDGMEITQFTYFQQAGGIDLKPVSAEITYGCERIAMYLQGVDNVYDLEWVKGVKYGDIHHESEVEFSTYNFEEADVDMLLQLFKMYEKECVRLVEKGLVLPAYDYVMKCSHTFNLLDARGAISVTERASYIGKVRNVARLCAEGYLQMRERLGFPLLKGGR; from the coding sequence TTGACATTTCAGGAGCTGATTCTTTCCCTGCAGGGGTACTGGGCAGGGCAGGGATGCGTGATCCAGCAACCATATGATACGGAAAAAGGGGCCGGCACCTTCAACCCGGCGACCTTCCTGCGCGTGCTCGGTCCCGAGCCGTGGAAGGTGGCTTACGTGGAGCCTTCACGCCGCCCGACCGACGGGCGCTACGGCGAGAACCCGAACCGGCTGCAGCACTACTACCAGTTCCAGGTGATCATGAAGCCTTCGCCCATGAACATCCTCGACCTCTACCTGGACAGCCTGCGCGCCTTCGGCATCGACCCGGGCAAGCACGACATCCGCTTCGTCGAGGACGACTGGGAGAGCCCGACGCTCGGCGCCTGGGGGCTTGGCTGGGAGGTCTGGCTGGACGGAATGGAGATCACCCAGTTCACCTACTTCCAGCAGGCAGGCGGCATCGACCTGAAGCCGGTCTCCGCCGAAATCACCTACGGCTGCGAGAGGATCGCCATGTACCTGCAGGGCGTGGACAACGTCTACGATCTGGAGTGGGTCAAGGGGGTCAAGTACGGCGACATCCACCACGAAAGCGAGGTGGAGTTCTCCACCTACAACTTCGAAGAGGCGGACGTCGACATGCTCTTGCAGCTCTTCAAGATGTACGAGAAGGAGTGCGTGCGGCTGGTGGAGAAGGGGCTGGTCCTTCCCGCCTACGACTACGTGATGAAATGCTCCCACACCTTCAACCTTTTGGACGCCCGCGGCGCCATCTCGGTTACCGAGCGCGCCTCCTACATCGGGAAGGTTAGAAACGTGGCAAGGCTCTGCGCCGAGGGTTACCTGCAGATGCGCGAGCGGCTCGGTTTCCCGCTTCTGAAAGGAGGGCGCTAA
- the ppdK gene encoding pyruvate, phosphate dikinase, whose amino-acid sequence MGTKYVYFFGAGKADGNAKMKELLGGKGANLAEMTSIGLPVPAGFTISTEVCTEYYKNDRNYPASLAAEVEQNLAQVEALMGKKFGDAKNPLLVSVRSGARASMPGMMDTILNLGLNDTTVQGIIAQSGDERFAYDAYRRFVQMYSDVVMGMPKDEMEHLLEQKKDARGVHLDTDLKASDWKELVGEFKAKIKATLGVEFPEDPKEQLWGAIGAVFGSWMNQRAITYRRLNSIPADWGTAVNVQSMVFGNMGNDCATGVAFTRDPSTGEDYFYGEYLVNAQGEDVVAGIRTPQPINRAKYKPGDLPSMEEVLPDCYKQLAEIRDILERHYQDMQDIEFTIEKGILYMLQCRSGKRTAKAAIKIAVDMVAEKLIDEKTAVLRVAPSQLDQLLHPSLDPNAEKKVIAKGLPASPGAASGEVVFTADEAETLAKLGHKVILVRVETSPEDIHGMHAAQGILTARGGMTSHAAVVARGMGKCCVAGCGDIKVDYAQAQFVAKDGSVIKKGEVITLDGSTGEVMKGAVATVAAGVGGDFGTLMGWVDKFRRMKVRANADTPHDAKTARDFGAEGIGLCRTEHMFFEADRIAAVREMILSADLEGRKKALAKILPMQKGDFKGLFREMKGLPVTIRLLDPPLHEFLPQEDKDIEALSATMGVSVQTLKHKVEFLHEFNPMLGHRGCRLGITFPEIYDMQVQAIMEAACELVKEEGFEIVPEIMIPLVATTKELAVMRANAVTVCEDVIKRYAVKVQYLIGTMIELPRAAITADAIAAEADFFSFGTNDLTQTTFGLSRDDAGKFLPFYVENGLLEDDPFVTLDQQGVGELVRMGCQKGRQTRPGIKLGICGEHGGDPASVIFCDSVGLDYVSCSPFRVPIARLSAAHATLNAEAKAASAGKGCGCAGKGSDALQQPAATA is encoded by the coding sequence ATGGGAACGAAGTACGTCTACTTTTTCGGCGCTGGCAAGGCGGACGGCAACGCCAAGATGAAGGAGCTCCTGGGGGGGAAGGGCGCTAACCTGGCCGAGATGACCAGTATCGGCCTCCCGGTCCCCGCCGGGTTCACCATCAGCACCGAGGTCTGCACCGAGTACTACAAGAACGACCGGAACTACCCGGCGTCGCTGGCCGCAGAGGTGGAGCAGAACCTGGCCCAGGTCGAGGCGCTCATGGGCAAGAAGTTCGGCGACGCCAAGAACCCGCTCCTGGTCTCGGTCCGCTCCGGCGCCCGCGCCTCCATGCCGGGGATGATGGACACCATCCTGAACCTGGGTCTCAACGACACCACGGTGCAGGGGATCATCGCGCAGTCCGGCGACGAGCGCTTCGCCTACGACGCCTACCGCCGGTTCGTGCAGATGTACTCGGACGTGGTGATGGGGATGCCCAAGGACGAGATGGAGCACCTTCTGGAGCAGAAGAAGGACGCCCGCGGCGTGCACCTCGACACCGACCTCAAGGCCAGCGACTGGAAGGAGCTCGTGGGCGAGTTCAAGGCTAAGATCAAGGCGACCCTCGGGGTCGAGTTCCCCGAGGATCCGAAAGAGCAGCTCTGGGGTGCCATCGGCGCCGTGTTCGGCTCCTGGATGAACCAGCGCGCCATCACCTACAGAAGGCTCAACAGCATCCCCGCCGACTGGGGTACCGCCGTCAACGTCCAGTCCATGGTCTTCGGCAACATGGGGAACGACTGCGCCACCGGCGTCGCCTTCACCCGCGACCCCTCGACCGGAGAGGACTACTTCTACGGCGAGTACCTGGTGAACGCCCAGGGCGAGGACGTCGTGGCCGGCATCCGGACCCCGCAGCCGATCAACCGCGCCAAGTACAAGCCGGGCGACCTCCCCAGCATGGAGGAGGTGCTCCCCGACTGCTACAAGCAGCTGGCGGAGATCCGCGACATCCTGGAGCGCCACTACCAGGACATGCAGGACATCGAGTTCACCATCGAGAAGGGGATCCTCTACATGCTGCAGTGCAGAAGCGGCAAGAGGACGGCGAAAGCCGCCATCAAGATCGCGGTCGACATGGTGGCCGAGAAGCTGATCGACGAGAAGACCGCGGTGCTCCGCGTGGCTCCCAGCCAGCTGGACCAGCTGCTGCACCCCTCCCTTGACCCCAACGCCGAGAAGAAGGTGATCGCCAAGGGGCTCCCTGCCTCGCCCGGCGCCGCGTCCGGCGAGGTGGTCTTCACCGCCGACGAGGCCGAGACCCTGGCGAAGCTGGGGCACAAGGTGATCCTGGTTCGCGTCGAGACCTCCCCCGAGGACATCCACGGCATGCACGCCGCACAGGGGATCCTCACCGCCCGCGGCGGCATGACCTCGCACGCGGCGGTCGTCGCCCGCGGCATGGGCAAATGCTGCGTCGCCGGCTGCGGCGACATCAAGGTCGACTACGCCCAGGCGCAGTTCGTGGCCAAGGACGGCAGCGTGATCAAGAAGGGTGAAGTGATCACCCTGGACGGCTCCACCGGCGAGGTGATGAAAGGGGCGGTCGCGACCGTGGCTGCAGGGGTCGGCGGCGACTTCGGCACCCTGATGGGTTGGGTCGACAAGTTCCGCAGGATGAAGGTCCGCGCCAACGCCGACACCCCGCACGACGCGAAGACCGCCCGCGACTTCGGCGCCGAGGGGATCGGCCTTTGCCGCACCGAGCACATGTTCTTCGAAGCGGACCGCATCGCCGCGGTGCGCGAGATGATCCTCTCCGCGGACCTCGAAGGAAGGAAGAAGGCGCTCGCCAAGATCCTCCCGATGCAGAAGGGAGACTTCAAGGGGCTCTTCCGCGAGATGAAGGGGCTCCCGGTCACCATCCGCCTCCTCGACCCGCCGCTGCACGAGTTCCTCCCCCAGGAGGACAAGGACATCGAGGCGCTCTCCGCCACCATGGGGGTGTCGGTGCAGACCCTGAAGCACAAGGTGGAGTTCCTGCACGAGTTCAACCCGATGCTGGGGCACCGTGGCTGCCGTCTCGGCATCACCTTCCCGGAGATCTACGACATGCAGGTCCAGGCGATCATGGAAGCCGCCTGCGAGCTGGTGAAGGAAGAGGGCTTCGAGATCGTCCCCGAGATCATGATCCCGCTGGTGGCTACCACCAAGGAACTCGCGGTCATGCGCGCCAACGCCGTCACCGTCTGCGAGGACGTGATCAAGCGCTACGCGGTTAAGGTGCAGTACCTGATCGGTACCATGATCGAGCTGCCGCGCGCAGCCATCACCGCCGACGCCATCGCAGCCGAGGCGGACTTCTTCTCCTTCGGCACCAACGACCTGACCCAGACCACCTTCGGCCTTTCCCGCGACGACGCCGGCAAGTTCCTCCCCTTCTACGTGGAGAACGGCCTCCTCGAGGACGACCCGTTCGTGACCCTGGACCAGCAGGGTGTAGGCGAACTGGTGCGCATGGGGTGCCAGAAGGGGCGCCAGACCCGTCCCGGGATCAAGCTCGGCATCTGCGGCGAGCACGGCGGCGACCCGGCCTCGGTCATCTTCTGCGACTCGGTCGGTCTCGACTACGTCTCCTGCTCCCCCTTCAGGGTCCCCATCGCGCGCCTCTCGGCCGCCCATGCGACCCTGAACGCCGAGGCCAAGGCCGCTTCCGCGGGCAAGGGATGCGGCTGCGCGGGAAAGGGGAGTGACGCCTTGCAGCAGCCCGCGGCGACCGCCTGA